In Jejubacter calystegiae, the following are encoded in one genomic region:
- the fis gene encoding DNA-binding transcriptional regulator Fis, whose product MFEQRVNSDVLTVSTVNSQDQVTQKPLRDSVKQALKNYFAQLNGQDVNDLYELVLAEVEQPLLDMVMQYTRGNQTRAALMMGINRGTLRKKLKKYGMN is encoded by the coding sequence ATGTTCGAACAACGCGTAAATTCTGACGTACTGACCGTTTCTACCGTTAACTCTCAGGACCAGGTGACTCAAAAGCCCCTGCGTGACTCGGTAAAACAGGCACTGAAGAACTATTTTGCTCAACTGAATGGTCAGGACGTTAATGACCTGTATGAGCTGGTACTGGCTGAAGTAGAGCAGCCCCTGTTGGACATGGTGATGCAATACACCCGCGGTAACCAGACCCGCGCAGCCCTGATGATGGGTATCAACCGCGGCACGCTGCGTAAGAAACTGAAAAAATACGGCATGAACTGA
- the rsmB gene encoding 16S rRNA (cytosine(967)-C(5))-methyltransferase RsmB, whose product MKKNVNLRSLAAQAIEQVVEKGQSLSNVLPAMQNKVQDKDRALLQELCFGVLRTLPQLEWLAAQLMARPMTGKQRVVHYLILVGLYQLIHTRIPAHAALAETVEGSVALRKIQFKGLINGVLRNFQRRQQELLDQATKNDCRWLHPEWLLARLRKAYPQQWQAIVEANNQRPPMWLRVNRQHGSRDAWLERLKAQEINGHPHPRYRDAVRLDSPLPVQALPGFEQGDVTVQDASAQGCVDLLDPRNGEVILDLCAAPGGKTTHILEAAPGATVMAVDVDDQRLKRVHENLARLGMKAEVKCGDGRFPAQWCDEQQFDRILLDAPCSATGVIRRHPDIKWLRRDRDIDELVRLQAEILNAIWPHLKPGGTMVYATCSILPQENSEQIAAFLSRHPDARLVETGTPEQPGIQNLPAADEGDGFFYAKLIRG is encoded by the coding sequence ATGAAAAAAAACGTAAACCTCCGCAGCCTGGCGGCCCAGGCCATCGAACAGGTGGTGGAAAAGGGGCAGTCCCTGAGCAATGTGCTGCCTGCCATGCAGAATAAGGTCCAGGATAAAGACCGGGCGCTGCTACAGGAGCTGTGCTTCGGCGTGCTACGTACCCTTCCTCAACTGGAGTGGCTGGCTGCCCAACTGATGGCCCGCCCCATGACCGGGAAGCAGCGCGTCGTCCACTATCTGATCCTGGTAGGCCTCTACCAGCTGATCCACACCCGTATTCCAGCCCATGCGGCGCTGGCGGAAACCGTCGAAGGGAGCGTGGCGCTGCGTAAGATACAGTTTAAGGGGCTTATCAACGGCGTATTACGCAACTTCCAGCGTCGTCAGCAGGAGCTACTGGATCAAGCGACAAAGAATGACTGCCGCTGGCTGCACCCCGAATGGCTGCTGGCCCGATTACGCAAAGCTTACCCCCAGCAGTGGCAGGCGATCGTCGAAGCCAATAACCAGCGCCCTCCCATGTGGTTACGGGTCAACCGTCAACATGGCAGCCGTGATGCCTGGCTTGAGCGCCTGAAAGCTCAGGAGATTAATGGGCATCCACATCCACGCTACCGCGATGCGGTGCGGCTGGACTCCCCTCTGCCGGTGCAGGCACTGCCGGGATTTGAACAAGGCGATGTTACCGTTCAGGACGCCTCGGCCCAGGGTTGTGTCGATCTGCTGGATCCCCGTAACGGCGAGGTTATCCTCGATCTCTGCGCGGCGCCGGGCGGTAAGACTACTCATATTCTGGAAGCGGCCCCCGGCGCCACGGTGATGGCGGTGGACGTTGACGACCAGCGTCTGAAGCGCGTGCACGAAAATCTGGCGCGTCTGGGGATGAAGGCTGAGGTAAAATGCGGCGATGGGCGCTTCCCCGCGCAGTGGTGTGACGAACAACAGTTCGATCGTATTTTGCTGGATGCGCCCTGCTCGGCAACCGGCGTTATTCGCCGTCATCCCGATATCAAATGGTTACGCCGCGATCGGGATATCGACGAGCTGGTACGACTCCAGGCAGAGATCCTCAACGCCATCTGGCCGCACCTGAAGCCCGGCGGTACCATGGTTTATGCGACCTGTTCCATCCTGCCGCAGGAAAACAGCGAACAGATTGCCGCGTTTCTTAGCCGACATCCGGATGCCCGTCTGGTGGAAACCGGTACGCCGGAACAGCCCGGCATACAGAATCTGCCTGCGGCGGATGAAGGCGATGGCTTCTTTTACGCTAAGCTAATCAGGGGCTAA
- a CDS encoding type I DNA topoisomerase, which yields MAKPALFDVSHQEPCPRCGAELVIRSGKHGPFLGCSHYPDCDYIRPLKNQTDGHVIKVLEGQQCPACGSELVLRQGRFGMFIGCASYPACGHTELIDKPDDTAIPCPQCGEGHLVQRRSRYGKTFHSCDRYPACQFATNFKPVVGECPECHYPLLIEKKTAHGVKRYCASKQCGKPVPAQSTCEE from the coding sequence ATGGCCAAACCGGCATTATTTGATGTTAGTCATCAGGAACCCTGCCCCCGCTGCGGGGCAGAGTTAGTTATACGCTCCGGGAAACATGGTCCGTTTCTTGGCTGTTCCCACTATCCGGACTGTGACTATATCCGACCGCTGAAGAATCAGACGGACGGACATGTCATTAAGGTACTGGAGGGGCAGCAGTGCCCGGCCTGCGGTAGCGAGCTGGTTTTGCGCCAGGGGCGTTTCGGGATGTTTATTGGCTGCGCCAGCTATCCTGCCTGTGGCCATACTGAGCTTATCGATAAACCCGATGACACTGCGATTCCCTGTCCTCAGTGCGGTGAGGGACATCTGGTGCAGCGGCGTTCTCGCTATGGCAAAACCTTTCATTCCTGCGATCGTTATCCAGCCTGCCAGTTCGCCACCAATTTTAAACCGGTAGTGGGGGAGTGCCCTGAATGTCACTACCCGCTGCTTATCGAGAAGAAGACCGCGCATGGCGTCAAACGCTATTGTGCGAGCAAACAATGTGGAAAGCCGGTTCCGGCCCAATCAACCTGTGAAGAATAA
- the trkA gene encoding Trk system potassium transporter TrkA produces the protein MKIIILGAGQVGGTLAENLVGENNDITVVDTNGDRLHSLQDKFDLRVVQGHGSHPRVLRDAGADDADMLVAVTSSDETNMIACQVAYSLFNTPNRIARIRAPEYVRDAERLFTPEAVPIDHLIAPEQLVIDSIYRLIEYPGALQVVNFAEGKVALAVVKAYYGGPLVGNALSTMREHMPHIDTRVAAIFRHDRPIRPQGSTIVEAGDEVFFIAASQHIRAVMSELQRLEKPYKRIMLVGGGNIGAGLAQRLEKDYSVKLIERDQQRAAELAEMLQDTIVFYGDASDQELLSEEHIEQVDLFIAVTNDDEANIMSAMLAKRLGAKKVMVLIQRRAYVDLVQGSVIDIAISPQQATISALLSHVRKADIVGVSSLRRGVAEAIEAVAHGDESTSRVVGRVISEIKLPPGTIIGAVVRGNDVMIANDDLRIEQGDHVIMFLTDKKFVSDVERLFQPSPFFL, from the coding sequence ATGAAGATAATTATTCTTGGCGCGGGCCAGGTCGGCGGTACGCTGGCGGAAAACCTGGTAGGCGAAAATAACGATATTACCGTAGTCGACACCAACGGGGATCGACTACACAGCCTGCAGGATAAGTTCGACCTGCGCGTGGTACAGGGCCATGGTTCACACCCCAGAGTACTGCGCGACGCCGGCGCTGATGACGCCGATATGCTGGTCGCGGTCACCAGTTCCGACGAAACCAATATGATCGCCTGCCAGGTGGCCTATTCGCTGTTTAATACGCCAAATCGTATCGCCCGTATCCGCGCGCCGGAGTACGTTCGGGACGCCGAACGGCTGTTTACCCCGGAAGCCGTGCCCATCGATCACCTGATAGCCCCCGAGCAGTTGGTCATCGACAGTATTTACCGACTGATCGAATATCCCGGTGCTCTGCAGGTGGTGAACTTCGCCGAAGGCAAGGTGGCGCTGGCGGTCGTGAAAGCCTACTACGGTGGTCCGCTGGTCGGTAATGCGCTGTCGACGATGCGCGAACATATGCCGCATATCGATACCCGCGTTGCCGCCATTTTCCGCCACGATCGGCCAATTCGCCCGCAGGGATCAACCATCGTCGAGGCCGGTGATGAGGTGTTCTTTATCGCCGCATCCCAGCATATCCGTGCAGTAATGAGCGAACTTCAGCGCCTGGAAAAGCCCTACAAGCGCATTATGCTGGTCGGCGGCGGTAATATCGGCGCCGGTCTGGCCCAGCGGCTGGAAAAAGATTACAGCGTGAAGCTGATCGAGCGCGATCAGCAGCGTGCCGCCGAGCTGGCAGAAATGCTACAGGATACCATCGTATTCTATGGCGATGCGTCGGATCAGGAACTGCTGTCCGAAGAGCATATCGAACAGGTGGATCTGTTTATCGCCGTGACCAATGACGACGAAGCCAATATTATGTCGGCCATGCTGGCCAAACGTCTGGGCGCCAAGAAAGTGATGGTGCTAATCCAGCGACGCGCCTATGTCGACCTGGTTCAGGGGAGCGTGATTGATATTGCAATCTCGCCTCAGCAGGCGACCATTTCGGCGCTGCTCAGCCACGTGCGCAAAGCGGATATCGTCGGGGTTTCTTCCCTGCGTCGCGGCGTCGCGGAAGCCATTGAAGCCGTAGCCCACGGCGACGAGAGCACCTCGCGCGTCGTTGGTCGGGTTATCAGTGAAATCAAGCTGCCGCCCGGCACCATTATCGGCGCGGTCGTGCGCGGTAACGACGTCATGATCGCCAATGACGATCTGCGTATCGAACAGGGCGATCACGTGATTATGTTCCTGACGGATAAGAAGTTTGTTTCTGATGTGGAACGCCTGTTCCAGCCCAGTCCCTTCTTCCTGTAA
- the dusB gene encoding tRNA dihydrouridine synthase DusB, which yields MRIGQYQLRNRLIAAPMAGITDRPFRTLCHEMGAGLTVSEMMSSNPEVWASDKSRLRMVHVDEPGIRTVQIAGSEPEDMAEAARINVKNGAQIIDINMGCPAKKVNRKLAGSALLQYPELVKRILSAVVNAVDVPVTLKIRTGWDPEHRNCAEIAQLAESCGIQALTIHGRTRACLFKGEAEYDSIRTVKQLVSIPVIANGDLTTPQKARAVLEYTGADALMIGRAAQGRPWIFREIQHYLDTGELLPPLPLAEVKRLLCAHVRELHAFYGEVKGYRIARKHVSWYLQEHAPSDQFRRTFNAIEDASEQLEALEAYFENFA from the coding sequence ATGCGCATCGGACAATACCAGCTCAGAAATCGACTGATCGCAGCCCCAATGGCCGGGATTACTGACCGACCGTTTCGGACGCTGTGTCACGAGATGGGAGCCGGACTGACCGTTTCAGAGATGATGTCATCGAACCCGGAAGTTTGGGCCAGTGATAAGTCTCGCCTGCGAATGGTGCATGTGGATGAACCGGGGATTCGTACGGTTCAGATTGCCGGTAGCGAACCGGAAGATATGGCCGAGGCCGCACGGATTAACGTGAAAAACGGCGCCCAGATTATTGATATCAATATGGGGTGCCCGGCCAAGAAAGTGAATCGAAAACTGGCAGGTTCCGCCCTGCTGCAGTACCCGGAGCTGGTGAAAAGGATTCTCAGCGCTGTGGTAAATGCGGTAGACGTGCCTGTTACGTTGAAGATCCGCACCGGTTGGGATCCTGAACATCGCAACTGTGCGGAAATAGCCCAACTGGCCGAAAGCTGTGGTATTCAGGCATTGACCATCCATGGTCGTACCCGTGCCTGCCTGTTCAAAGGCGAGGCGGAATACGACAGCATTCGGACGGTTAAACAGTTGGTTTCCATTCCGGTTATCGCGAATGGTGACCTGACTACCCCGCAAAAAGCCAGAGCCGTGCTCGAATATACCGGAGCAGATGCTCTGATGATTGGACGTGCGGCTCAGGGAAGACCCTGGATCTTTCGGGAAATCCAGCATTATCTGGACACGGGTGAGTTGCTGCCCCCGCTGCCACTGGCAGAGGTTAAGCGCTTACTTTGCGCGCACGTTAGGGAACTTCATGCCTTCTATGGTGAGGTAAAGGGGTACCGAATTGCGCGTAAGCACGTCTCATGGTATCTCCAGGAGCACGCGCCCAGTGACCAGTTTCGGCGCACATTCAACGCCATTGAGGATGCCAGCGAACAGCTGGAGGCGTTGGAGGCATACTTCGAAAATTTTGCGTAA
- the fmt gene encoding methionyl-tRNA formyltransferase, translating into MSESLRIIFAGTPDFAARHLDALLASEHQVVGVFTQPDRPAGRGKKLMPSPVKMLAQEKAVPVFQPVSLRPEENQQLVADLNADVMVVVAYGLILPKAVLAMPRLGCINIHGSLLPRWRGAAPIQRALWAGDAETGVTIMQMDVGLDTGDMLYKLACPITAQDTSATLYNTLAELGPKGLLETLAQLASGQASPEKQDETRVTWAEKLSKEEARLDWSLSATQLERCIRAFNPWPVSYFTIDEQPVKVWQASVIDGPAGAEPGTILDADKQGIRIATADGVLNLEILQPAGKKPMAARDLLNSRREWFEPGSRLA; encoded by the coding sequence GTGTCCGAATCACTACGTATTATTTTTGCCGGAACGCCGGACTTCGCAGCGCGTCACCTGGACGCGTTGCTCGCGTCTGAGCACCAGGTGGTCGGCGTTTTCACGCAGCCAGACCGCCCGGCGGGCCGTGGTAAAAAACTAATGCCCAGCCCGGTGAAGATGCTGGCCCAGGAAAAAGCCGTCCCCGTTTTCCAACCCGTTTCGCTACGCCCGGAAGAAAACCAGCAACTGGTCGCCGATTTAAATGCCGATGTCATGGTGGTAGTCGCCTATGGCCTGATCCTGCCAAAAGCCGTGCTGGCCATGCCGCGTCTGGGCTGCATTAACATCCATGGCTCGCTGCTGCCGCGCTGGCGCGGCGCGGCGCCGATTCAGCGTGCGCTCTGGGCTGGCGATGCCGAAACCGGCGTGACCATTATGCAGATGGATGTGGGTCTGGATACTGGCGATATGCTGTATAAGCTCGCCTGCCCTATCACGGCCCAGGACACCAGCGCTACGCTGTATAACACGCTTGCTGAGCTCGGCCCCAAAGGCCTGCTGGAAACCCTTGCACAGCTGGCCAGCGGTCAGGCCAGCCCGGAAAAACAGGACGAAACGCGAGTCACCTGGGCCGAAAAGTTAAGTAAGGAAGAGGCTCGTCTCGACTGGTCACTGTCCGCGACTCAGCTCGAACGCTGCATCCGCGCCTTTAACCCCTGGCCGGTGAGCTACTTCACCATCGATGAGCAGCCGGTCAAGGTATGGCAGGCTTCAGTCATCGACGGCCCTGCTGGCGCCGAGCCAGGAACTATTCTCGATGCCGACAAGCAGGGCATCCGAATCGCCACCGCCGATGGCGTGCTGAATCTGGAAATTCTGCAACCGGCGGGTAAAAAGCCCATGGCGGCCCGCGACCTGCTGAACTCGCGCCGCGAATGGTTCGAGCCTGGCAGTCGCCTGGCCTGA
- the mscL gene encoding large-conductance mechanosensitive channel protein MscL, which translates to MSFFKEFREFAMRGNVVDLAVGVIIGAAFGKIVSSLVADIIMPPLGLLIGGIDFKQFAWTLKEAVGDTPAVVINYGAFLQNVFDFVIVALAIFMMIKLINNLHKKKEEAPAAPPEPTKEEVLLGEIRDLLKERNSKP; encoded by the coding sequence ATGAGCTTTTTTAAAGAATTCCGCGAATTCGCGATGCGTGGAAACGTGGTGGATTTGGCAGTGGGTGTCATTATTGGTGCAGCCTTCGGCAAGATCGTTTCGTCACTGGTTGCGGATATTATTATGCCGCCGCTGGGGCTGTTAATTGGCGGTATCGACTTTAAGCAGTTTGCCTGGACGCTTAAAGAAGCGGTCGGGGATACCCCCGCCGTAGTGATCAATTACGGTGCCTTCCTGCAGAACGTGTTTGATTTTGTGATTGTCGCACTGGCGATCTTTATGATGATCAAACTGATCAACAACCTGCATAAGAAAAAAGAAGAGGCCCCGGCAGCGCCGCCAGAACCGACCAAAGAAGAAGTTCTGCTGGGCGAGATCCGCGATCTGCTGAAAGAGCGTAACAGTAAACCCTGA
- a CDS encoding gamma carbonic anhydrase family protein, which yields MAEVLRPYKDLIPRIGQRVMLDASSVVIGDVRLADDVSIWPLVAIRGDVNTVSIGARTNIQDGSVLHVTHKSSRNPEGNPLVVGEDVTVGHKVMLHGCIIGNRVLVGMGSILLDGATIEDDVMIGAGSLVPQNKRLESGYLYLGSPVKQIRPLKPEEREGLKYSANNYVKWKDDYLAQESQSHPDSSSS from the coding sequence ATGGCTGAGGTTCTCCGCCCTTATAAGGATCTTATTCCCCGGATTGGTCAGCGTGTCATGCTGGACGCATCCAGCGTGGTGATCGGCGATGTCCGGCTGGCCGACGATGTCAGCATCTGGCCACTGGTCGCAATCCGCGGTGACGTCAACACTGTTTCAATAGGCGCGCGTACCAATATTCAGGATGGCAGTGTATTGCATGTGACTCATAAATCTTCCAGGAATCCCGAAGGCAATCCATTAGTCGTAGGAGAAGATGTTACCGTCGGACATAAAGTGATGCTGCATGGCTGCATCATAGGTAACCGGGTTCTGGTGGGAATGGGATCAATTCTACTGGATGGCGCCACCATTGAGGATGATGTCATGATCGGCGCTGGCAGCCTGGTACCGCAGAACAAGCGACTGGAGAGTGGTTATCTCTATCTGGGAAGTCCGGTAAAGCAGATCCGTCCGTTGAAGCCGGAAGAGCGCGAGGGACTGAAGTATTCCGCCAACAACTACGTCAAATGGAAAGATGATTATCTGGCTCAGGAGAGCCAGAGCCACCCGGACTCATCCTCTTCCTGA
- the dprA gene encoding DNA-protecting protein DprA gives MDETEFWLRLMAVQNLSGEKMVAVATRFIASPRGDEWRHGLTPLQRVQFDGVTSVILERAHCWLALPENHLVTALAPEYPVQLRAIDWFPGALMVTGNTALLQSEQLAIVGSRNHSWYGARWGEHFARALAAAGFSIVSGLALGIDAVAHRATLAVKGKTLAVLGNGLGTFYPRRHRHLAEQIIEQGGAIISEFPLDAPALPYHFPRRNRIISGLSRGVLVVEASLRSGSLTTARYALEQGRELFALPGAIGSPGSEGTHWLIKQGAVAVTEPQDIIDHLQNELCWLPSLTNAGNNPTDREVPPLPFAHLLANVGDEVTPVDVVAERAGQPVPVTVAQLLELELAGWIAAVPGGYVRLRRAGHVRRTNVFV, from the coding sequence ATGGATGAGACGGAGTTCTGGTTGCGCTTAATGGCCGTACAAAATTTAAGCGGAGAAAAGATGGTGGCGGTGGCAACCCGGTTTATTGCATCGCCCCGGGGGGACGAGTGGCGGCATGGGCTGACGCCGTTACAGCGCGTGCAGTTCGATGGCGTGACGTCTGTTATACTGGAGCGAGCTCATTGCTGGCTTGCCCTGCCGGAAAATCATCTGGTGACGGCGCTGGCGCCGGAATATCCGGTACAGTTACGGGCGATTGACTGGTTCCCTGGCGCTTTGATGGTCACAGGCAACACGGCGCTGCTGCAAAGTGAACAGCTGGCAATCGTTGGCAGCCGCAACCACTCCTGGTATGGCGCTCGCTGGGGAGAGCACTTCGCCCGTGCGCTGGCGGCGGCTGGTTTCTCTATTGTGAGTGGACTGGCATTAGGTATTGATGCCGTTGCCCATCGGGCTACGCTTGCGGTGAAAGGCAAAACGCTGGCGGTACTGGGTAACGGACTGGGGACATTCTATCCGCGCCGCCACAGGCACCTGGCGGAGCAGATTATCGAACAGGGCGGTGCGATTATTTCGGAGTTCCCGCTGGATGCACCTGCGCTGCCTTATCATTTTCCACGGCGTAACCGAATTATCAGCGGGCTTAGCCGCGGCGTGCTGGTGGTTGAGGCATCGTTGCGTAGCGGATCTTTAACGACGGCGCGTTACGCACTGGAGCAGGGAAGAGAGCTGTTCGCACTGCCCGGTGCTATCGGTAGCCCCGGTAGCGAAGGAACCCACTGGCTGATCAAGCAGGGCGCGGTGGCGGTCACCGAGCCTCAGGATATTATCGATCATTTACAAAATGAGCTATGCTGGCTCCCTTCTTTAACGAATGCGGGCAATAATCCCACAGATCGCGAAGTCCCCCCATTGCCATTTGCCCACCTCCTGGCTAACGTAGGAGATGAGGTTACACCTGTTGACGTCGTCGCTGAACGTGCCGGCCAACCTGTGCCAGTGACAGTGGCTCAATTACTTGAACTGGAGTTAGCAGGATGGATCGCAGCTGTACCCGGCGGCTATGTCCGATTGAGGAGGGCAGGCCATGTTCGACGTACTAATGTATTTGTTTGA
- the smg gene encoding DUF494 family protein Smg, giving the protein MFDVLMYLFETYIHTEPEARVDQDKLTRDLTDVGFEREDIYNALMWLEKLADYQDGLAEPMQLAADPLSMRIYTEDESRRLDADCRGFLLFLEQIQVLNLETREMVIERIMALDADEFDLEDLKWVVLMVLFNLPGCENAYQQMEELLFETSEGQLH; this is encoded by the coding sequence ATGTTCGACGTACTAATGTATTTGTTTGAAACCTATATCCATACTGAGCCGGAAGCGCGCGTGGATCAGGACAAACTGACCCGTGATCTGACGGATGTCGGTTTTGAGCGGGAAGATATTTATAACGCCCTGATGTGGCTTGAAAAACTGGCCGACTATCAGGACGGACTGGCAGAGCCGATGCAACTGGCTGCCGATCCGCTCTCCATGCGTATCTACACTGAGGATGAGAGCCGTCGCTTAGATGCCGACTGCCGGGGTTTCCTGCTGTTTCTTGAGCAGATTCAGGTGCTGAACCTCGAAACGCGTGAAATGGTGATTGAGCGCATTATGGCGCTGGATGCCGACGAGTTCGATCTCGAAGATCTTAAATGGGTGGTGCTGATGGTGCTGTTTAACCTCCCGGGGTGTGAAAACGCCTATCAGCAAATGGAAGAGTTACTGTTTGAAACCAGCGAAGGCCAGCTGCACTAA
- a CDS encoding DUF1488 domain-containing protein produces MNQSIQFPDRETWDEARQAVCFPALVGGMQLTCAIRGATLAARYGNVDEPLALFRTRRWDLEEEAEQRIQDQEEDESGWLWLS; encoded by the coding sequence ATGAACCAGTCTATCCAGTTTCCGGATCGTGAAACCTGGGATGAAGCGCGTCAGGCCGTCTGTTTCCCTGCGCTGGTGGGGGGGATGCAACTCACCTGCGCCATTCGCGGCGCAACGCTGGCGGCACGCTATGGAAATGTGGATGAGCCACTTGCGCTGTTCCGGACCCGGCGTTGGGATCTTGAAGAGGAGGCGGAACAGCGCATACAGGATCAGGAAGAGGATGAGTCCGGGTGGCTCTGGCTCTCCTGA
- the tsaC gene encoding L-threonylcarbamoyladenylate synthase type 1 TsaC: protein MTPEEIIALLNQQQVIAYPTEAVFGVGCDPDSEEAVNRLLTLKQRPVEKGLILIAANYQQLMPYIDDSRLDASQRESVFSRWPGPVTFVFPAKSTTPRWLTGRFDSLAVRVTDHPLVVKLCQTYGKPLVSTSANLSGQPPCRNAQEVIAQFGVDFPVLAGETGGRLNPSEIRDALTGELIRQG, encoded by the coding sequence ATGACCCCTGAGGAGATTATCGCTCTCCTTAATCAACAGCAGGTCATCGCCTACCCGACGGAAGCCGTGTTTGGCGTTGGCTGCGATCCCGATAGTGAAGAAGCGGTTAACCGCCTGCTGACCCTGAAACAGCGTCCGGTAGAGAAAGGGCTGATTCTGATAGCGGCAAACTATCAGCAGCTTATGCCGTATATCGATGACAGTCGGCTTGATGCATCGCAGCGTGAGTCTGTATTTTCCCGCTGGCCGGGACCGGTGACTTTCGTTTTCCCGGCAAAATCCACGACACCGCGCTGGCTGACGGGCCGTTTCGACTCGCTGGCGGTACGGGTTACCGATCACCCGCTGGTGGTGAAACTGTGTCAGACATACGGTAAGCCACTGGTTTCAACCAGTGCGAATCTTAGCGGGCAGCCGCCGTGCCGTAACGCGCAGGAGGTTATCGCGCAGTTCGGGGTGGACTTCCCCGTACTGGCAGGGGAAACCGGTGGCCGTCTGAACCCTTCTGAAATTCGTGATGCCTTAACCGGCGAACTCATTCGTCAGGGGTAA
- the aroE gene encoding shikimate dehydrogenase, whose protein sequence is METYAVFGNPIAHSKSPFIQRQFAEQLSITHPYGRVLAPMDDFVSTLERFFMTGGRGANVTVPFKEQAFARSDELTERASLAGAVNTFKRLDDGRLLGDNTDGVGLLSDLERLQLIRPGDRILLVGAGGAARGALLPLLSLGCPVTIVNRTFVRAQELARLFSHTGSVSALEMSALEGHEFDLIINATSSGLSGEVPALPTSILSHHVRGYDMFYQQGLTPFLHWCVDGGVQQYADGLGMLVGQAAHAFLLWHGKLPEIESVIAALKLELAQ, encoded by the coding sequence ATGGAAACCTATGCCGTCTTCGGTAATCCGATTGCACACAGCAAATCGCCATTTATTCAGCGCCAGTTTGCCGAACAGCTGAGCATCACGCATCCCTATGGTCGGGTACTGGCCCCGATGGACGACTTTGTGTCGACGCTGGAGCGCTTTTTTATGACTGGCGGTCGCGGGGCTAACGTCACTGTACCCTTTAAAGAGCAGGCATTTGCTCGCTCCGATGAACTGACCGAGCGCGCTTCGCTGGCCGGTGCCGTCAATACGTTTAAGCGTCTGGACGATGGGCGACTGTTGGGGGATAACACTGACGGTGTGGGGCTGCTCAGCGATCTGGAACGTCTGCAACTGATCCGCCCGGGCGACCGAATCCTGCTGGTGGGGGCCGGAGGTGCGGCGCGGGGCGCGCTTCTGCCGCTGCTGTCGCTGGGCTGCCCGGTCACGATCGTTAACCGAACCTTTGTCCGAGCCCAGGAGCTGGCCCGGCTTTTCAGTCATACTGGTAGCGTTAGCGCGCTGGAGATGTCTGCACTTGAAGGCCATGAGTTCGATCTCATTATCAACGCCACTTCCAGCGGCTTAAGCGGTGAGGTACCGGCACTGCCGACATCAATACTGAGCCATCACGTTCGCGGCTACGATATGTTTTACCAGCAGGGATTAACGCCTTTCCTGCACTGGTGCGTGGATGGCGGTGTACAGCAGTATGCCGACGGTCTGGGCATGCTGGTGGGCCAGGCGGCGCATGCTTTCCTGTTATGGCATGGTAAATTGCCAGAGATAGAGTCGGTTATCGCAGCACTGAAACTGGAATTAGCGCAATGA
- the def gene encoding peptide deformylase: MSVLQVLHVPDERLRKVAEPVKEVNAEIQRIVDDMFDTMYAEEGIGLAATQVNIHQRIIVIDVSENRDERLVLINPELLEKSGETGIEEGCLSIPEQRALVPRAEQVKIRALDRDGKEYELEADGLLAICIQHEMDHLMGKLFIDYLSKMKRDRIVQKVEKLDRMKARAAS; encoded by the coding sequence ATGTCAGTTTTGCAGGTATTACATGTTCCCGACGAGCGTCTGCGCAAAGTTGCCGAGCCCGTTAAAGAAGTGAATGCGGAAATTCAGCGTATCGTCGATGATATGTTCGATACGATGTACGCCGAAGAAGGCATTGGCCTGGCCGCAACCCAGGTCAACATTCACCAGCGTATTATCGTTATCGACGTTTCAGAAAATCGCGACGAACGCCTGGTGCTGATAAACCCTGAGCTACTGGAAAAAAGCGGCGAAACCGGGATCGAAGAAGGCTGTCTTTCCATCCCTGAGCAGCGTGCCCTGGTGCCGCGTGCCGAGCAGGTAAAGATTCGCGCGCTCGACCGCGACGGCAAGGAATACGAACTGGAAGCCGATGGCCTGCTGGCGATCTGCATTCAGCACGAGATGGATCATCTGATGGGTAAACTGTTCATTGATTATCTGTCAAAGATGAAACGCGATCGCATCGTGCAGAAAGTCGAGAAACTGGATCGCATGAAAGCCCGCGCCGCCAGCTAA